One part of the Geothrix edaphica genome encodes these proteins:
- a CDS encoding acyl-CoA carboxylase subunit beta gives MQLDQFHSEVERIKKGGSSKAHEKNTEVGKLFARERIHLLVDEGSFVEDGLFANALHKDLPADGVITGTATVDGRPVALMANDSTIKAGSWGARTVEKIIRIQEVAMRLKVPMLYLVDSAGARITDQLDMFPGRRHAGTIFHMEVALSGLVPQVCLLFGPSAAGGAYIPAFCDVVMMVEGNASMYLGSPRMAEMVIGEKISLEDLGGARMHCSVSGCGDFLCKTEPEAIALCRQYLSYFPQHCEDTLPAVPPKAVSPKAKALGGLVPKDINSPFQMKDFIEGLVDEGSFLEVKKLFAGEIITGLARLDGKPVGILANQPRVKGGVLFVDSADKATRFMTLCDAFGIPLVFLSDVPGFMIGSAVEKQGIIRHGAKMISAMASCSTPRICVVVRKAYGAGLYAMSGPGFDPDATLALPTASIAVMGAEAAVNAVFANKIAEKPEAERAAFVQQLRDEYNEDINLKKLGADLHVDAIVDPADLRRELITRLARARRREVWPAKRRAVTPV, from the coding sequence ATGCAGCTGGATCAGTTCCATTCGGAAGTTGAGCGCATCAAGAAGGGCGGCTCGTCCAAGGCCCACGAGAAGAACACGGAAGTGGGCAAGCTCTTCGCCCGTGAGCGCATCCACCTGCTGGTGGACGAGGGCAGCTTCGTGGAGGACGGCCTCTTCGCCAACGCGCTGCACAAGGACCTGCCCGCCGATGGCGTGATCACGGGCACGGCCACGGTGGACGGCCGCCCGGTGGCGCTCATGGCCAACGACAGCACCATCAAGGCCGGCAGCTGGGGCGCCCGCACGGTGGAGAAGATCATCCGCATCCAGGAGGTGGCGATGCGCCTGAAGGTGCCCATGCTCTATCTGGTGGACAGCGCCGGGGCGCGCATCACGGACCAGCTCGACATGTTCCCGGGCCGGCGCCACGCCGGTACCATCTTCCACATGGAGGTGGCACTCTCGGGCCTGGTGCCCCAGGTCTGCCTGCTCTTCGGACCCTCGGCGGCCGGCGGCGCCTACATCCCCGCCTTCTGCGACGTGGTGATGATGGTGGAGGGCAACGCCAGCATGTATCTGGGCTCGCCCCGCATGGCCGAGATGGTCATCGGAGAGAAGATCAGCCTCGAGGATCTCGGCGGTGCGCGCATGCACTGCTCCGTGAGCGGCTGCGGCGACTTCCTCTGCAAGACCGAGCCGGAGGCCATCGCCCTCTGCCGCCAGTATCTCTCCTACTTCCCCCAGCACTGCGAAGACACACTTCCCGCCGTTCCGCCGAAGGCGGTCTCTCCCAAGGCGAAGGCTCTGGGAGGCCTCGTCCCCAAGGACATCAACAGCCCCTTCCAGATGAAGGACTTCATCGAGGGCCTGGTCGACGAGGGCAGCTTCCTGGAGGTGAAGAAGCTCTTCGCGGGCGAGATCATCACGGGCCTGGCGCGCCTCGACGGCAAGCCCGTGGGCATCCTGGCCAACCAGCCTCGGGTGAAGGGCGGCGTGCTGTTCGTGGACAGCGCCGACAAGGCCACGCGGTTCATGACGCTCTGCGATGCCTTCGGCATCCCCCTGGTGTTCCTCAGCGACGTGCCGGGCTTCATGATCGGCAGCGCCGTGGAGAAGCAGGGCATCATCCGCCACGGCGCGAAGATGATCAGCGCCATGGCCAGCTGCAGCACGCCCCGCATCTGCGTGGTGGTGCGCAAGGCTTATGGTGCGGGGCTCTATGCCATGAGCGGGCCGGGGTTCGATCCCGACGCCACCCTGGCCCTGCCCACGGCCAGCATCGCCGTCATGGGGGCCGAGGCCGCGGTGAACGCCGTCTTCGCCAACAAGATCGCCGAGAAGCCGGAAGCGGAGCGCGCGGCCTTCGTCCAGCAGCTCCGCGACGAGTACAACGAGGACATCAACCTCAAGAAGCTCGGCGCCGACCTCCACGTGGACGCCATCGTGGACCCCGCCGATCTCCGCCGCGAGCTCATCACCCGCCTCGCCCGCGCCCGCCGCCGCGAGGTCTGGCCCGCCAAGCGGCGGGCTGTCACCCCCGTCTGA
- a CDS encoding MFS transporter codes for MLDADGSRRTGFLTVPFFVVCVFYFLVFAAGYQLFPVVPLRLRELGANLAESGRFQTAFMLGSGFGALFTGPLGDRLGPRRVLRVASLAVVGILVVYALLKVRWVFYLLAPLHGLLWSALRTASVAKVGGILPLEHRAQGLSIFGLTGPGGVAVGPLVGLWLMPHLGFTWMLVLLAGVFALLYALIGALPREATREIEGPVFQWPDRSVWGGVAVMGLVGLSFRPMTPYSAQEAKALGMAWPAAFLTCFALGMMAMRGLLALTGMGRRPVALMPGMAALTAVGYAMLAFLPGGLARHLSSGLVYGAGYGMVHTLMLTHLMETTPPQRRGAATGAFFFAFDAATALGSLGLGWVMQHGGFRWGWAIGAGLMTLSIPVAHRVVGRRPTLASGPDPSVILEA; via the coding sequence ATGCTGGACGCAGACGGATCGAGGCGGACCGGGTTCCTGACGGTGCCTTTCTTCGTGGTCTGCGTTTTCTACTTCCTGGTGTTCGCGGCCGGATACCAGCTGTTCCCCGTGGTGCCGCTGCGCCTGCGGGAGCTGGGTGCGAACCTGGCGGAGAGTGGCCGCTTCCAGACGGCCTTCATGCTCGGATCAGGATTCGGCGCGCTGTTCACGGGGCCCCTGGGCGACCGCCTGGGGCCGCGCCGCGTGCTGCGCGTGGCCTCCCTGGCGGTGGTGGGGATCCTCGTGGTCTACGCGCTGCTGAAGGTGCGCTGGGTGTTCTACCTGCTGGCGCCGCTGCACGGCCTGCTGTGGTCCGCCCTGCGCACGGCCTCTGTGGCCAAGGTCGGCGGCATCCTGCCCCTGGAGCACCGGGCCCAGGGGCTGTCCATCTTCGGCCTCACGGGCCCCGGCGGCGTGGCGGTGGGCCCCCTGGTGGGCCTCTGGTTGATGCCCCACCTGGGCTTCACCTGGATGCTGGTGCTGCTGGCGGGCGTGTTCGCGCTGCTGTATGCCCTCATCGGCGCTCTGCCCCGGGAGGCCACCCGCGAGATCGAGGGCCCGGTCTTCCAGTGGCCGGACCGCTCCGTCTGGGGAGGCGTGGCCGTGATGGGCCTGGTGGGCCTCAGCTTCCGCCCCATGACGCCTTACAGTGCCCAAGAAGCCAAGGCCCTGGGCATGGCCTGGCCAGCGGCGTTCCTGACCTGCTTCGCCCTGGGCATGATGGCCATGCGCGGCCTGCTGGCGCTGACCGGCATGGGCCGGCGGCCCGTGGCGCTGATGCCGGGCATGGCCGCCCTGACTGCCGTGGGCTACGCCATGCTGGCCTTCCTGCCCGGGGGCCTGGCCCGGCACCTGTCCTCAGGCCTCGTCTACGGCGCCGGCTACGGCATGGTGCACACCCTGATGCTCACCCACCTCATGGAGACCACGCCGCCCCAGCGCCGGGGCGCGGCCACGGGGGCCTTCTTCTTCGCCTTCGATGCCGCCACGGCCCTGGGCTCCCTGGGCCTCGGCTGGGTCATGCAGCACGGCGGTTTCCGCTGGGGCTGGGCCATCGGCGCGGGCCTGATGACCCTCTCCATCCCCGTGGCCCACCGCGTCGTCGGCAGGCGCCCGACCCTGGCCAGCGGTCCGGATCCCTCTGTCATCCTTGAGGCATGA